The Astyanax mexicanus isolate ESR-SI-001 chromosome 21, AstMex3_surface, whole genome shotgun sequence genome contains the following window.
GGAAGTAGAACCGGTCGGCGGAGCGCCGCGGGTCAAATCCCTCCTTCTGTAGGCGTGTCTTCTGGATCTTGAAGGTTCCTGTCGGTGGGGAAGGGCAGCAGAAAACActttgtattaaatatattaatcacTTATTTGTTCGTTATTTAAAAATACTGAAACAGTAAATAAGAATACACTGTAAAGGATTTACAAATAGTTAAGtatgtgtttattaatggtttataaccagGTTATAACACCTCAACATTTCTATATTTCTTCATACTGTAACGTACCGGTGTTACTGGGTATAACTTGGATTTGGTTTTTGATTAGTGGTTGCAAGAATATCCCACTGGTGTGTTATGGTGTCACTATAGTGCTACTATGTTgtcactatggtgttgctatggtgttgctatggtgtttgctGTAGCACCACAAGAggttgttatagtgttgctaggttCATGCCATGGTACTACTAGTTATTTATAATGCGTGGTTAAGTGTTTTCTAGGTTCTTGCAATTGTGATGTTATGTTGTTGCTACGGTGTCACTATagagttgctatgatgttgctaagagCATGCCATGGTACAACAAGAGGTTTATAAGGTGATATTAAGTGCTTCCTagatggttaatatggtgttgctagtttgGTTGCTAGGGTTTTGCTAAGCGGATGATagatggtggttgctaggttgttgctctGTGGCTGcagtggtgttgcttagtggaaGTCGCTTAGAGTGTTTTTGTAAAAATTAATATACTACTTTGACAcaatataacttataatacaaaagtgaaaaatcaaagaaacagggACGAATGAAAGGATGCCTAAAGATCTCTAACCTGTCGTGTCCACTTCTGGTGAAAGTCGTAAGAAGAGAGGACGAGCGTACGAGGGGAGGGACTTCTGAACTTCCTGTAGGAAAGTCTCACAGTCAAAACTTCCTGTGCTGTCTGCGATGGCCGCCATACCTGCCTTCCCCTCCACACCTGAGGAGAAAATAGAAATACATCATTTATAAAATTCACCTGTCCATATGAAAATATAAAGCAGAGTTCTTGCACCACTTAAAAAGTGAAATTCAATGCTTGTTAGCATGCTGACTAGcttgctctctgctaaccttagctgGCTctcaactaatgttagctagctcttctgtTACCTTAGCTCTCTCCccaataatgttagctagctctttgctaactttagttctctccccggtaacattagctagcactttactaaccttagctctctccccaataatgtaagctagctctctgctaagcttagctctctccccggtaacattatcTAGCTCTTCATTTACCTTAGCATGTCCAGCTGCTGTAtctccagacctatccctgattacagaaaatgtgtgggatgtgtttCTATTGGACGCCTTGTTTAACTTTTATGCTATCTAGCACCACCTTGTGGCAGATCTTGTGGTACCAGAACTGACCTGGTATAGAAACTCCATAAACAGCTACGTCCGTCTGGTTCAGTAAACCACTCAGAATTCCTTCCACTTCGGTGGTGGAGACGTTTTCACCTCGCCAGCGGAACGTGTCTCCACTGCGGTCTCGGAAATATATGTAGCCCAGTCTGTCCATCACCATCAGATCACCTGAGAGAGGTAAAAGTATTGGAATATAAAATCAAGAATATTTAAAAGATTTCATCCTGCTTTTGGTTCATGTTTATGTATCCCCTCCAGATAATCATTTTCTATTGGCTggtaacaaaatgtaaaaactgttaaaaaatgtaagtaaaagtgAAACCATGCCACTGCTCACCTGACAGGTAGGCGGAGTCACCCTTCTGAAACACATTGTGTATAATCTTCTTATTCGTAGCTTCTTGATTAGCGTAGCCGTCAAACCTCCGCAGGGGGTCCTGCTGAATGATTCGTCCAACCAGAACACCTGGTTCACCTACAGCATTACCAGACACGTTACCAAACACGTTTCcaaacacactaccaaacacgTTACCAAACGTGTTACCAAACGCGTTACCAAACACATTACCAAACGCGTTACCAAACACATTACCAAACACGTTACTAAACACATTGCCAAACACATTACCAAACACATTCCCAAAGACATTATCAAACACGTTACCAAAAAATTACCAAACAAATTACCAAgcacactaccaaacacactaCCAAAAACACTACCAAACACATTACCAAACATGTTACCAAATTCATTACCAAACAAATTACCCAACACATTACCAAACACAAATAAGACAAATTGGTGTCACTGCCCGAATACTTCTGGATGTTTGTACCTGTAACAGGTATGAATCTCACCTGGTCTGCAGGGGATACAGAGCCCCTCCCTGTCTCTAATCAGCTCCATATTCTCCTCCTCCACTCTCAGCAGTCTGATTGGGTAAATGTTGGGCAGAATCACGCTGTTAAACCCGCACGCCcccatctagaaaaaaaaaataaacaacttaaaaaaaggaaataaaatcagTAAATTTCATTTTCATAAATTTCATTCAAATTCAATAATGAACCATTAACCGCAGACAAAGtattcaaatacatttatttaaatgaaaattgTACAGTAATTTTAAGCCATTAAAATccttcaaattaaatttaaagtactttttaaatttcattacagTTCTCGTTTAACTTTAACTCAAGTTTACagttattttattcatgttttgatAACAATTTAAGAATCACTTAATATCTTCTAAAAGCTTTATCAATTTTAATATCTAAAACCATATCTAAGCAACTTTCAGATCTTACAGTTATGTTTTAAAAACTTAATCAGTGTATTTATTTAGTGGGTAAAAcaattcatcttggcatcatgttctcctccaccagtcttacacactgcttttggataactttatgctgctttactcctggtgcagaaattcaagcagttcagtttggttttatggcttgtgatcatccatcttcctcttgattataatctagaggttttcaatttagtaaaaatggaaaaaaaagggaaactcattttttaagttaatttcttagagctgtatatacagtataaactgtACCTTGCCGTCCAGGTTGGCGATGCTGCAGTTGCACTCGGTCGCTCCGTAAAACTCTCCGATCTGTTTCATGCCGAAACGTTTAGCGAACGCCTCCCACACGTTCGGCCGAAGCCCGTTACCGATAGCAACCCTAACGCAGTGATTTGCCTCTGAGGGGCGCACCGGCTGTGACAGCAGGTACCTGCAGATTTCACCGATGTACTGAACCACCTGTATGAACACAACATGCACAGTACAatcaaaatctgattttaaactctgtttacataaaaataaagactataaaacactCACTGTGCAGTTGTACCGAACGCAGTCATCCCAGAATCGACTAGCCGAGAACTTCCGCCTGATCACCACCGTCAGCCCATGCACCAGACACTGCCCCACCCCCATGATGTTACCTAGGAGACCATAGAGACTGCTGGGAAATGCTGAGGTCAACAGTTCTTATCTCAGCTCTCCAGAACTAAAACATCTGTGAGATTCTCATGAATACTTCCCACCTCTAccggccataacattaaaaacaaatgctTAGTACTAGAAGAACTCTGACCCAGAAGGCATACACTCCTTAAGATCTCTATTAGCGCTTTTCTACTGTAAACCCCAACTGTTCTGGTacgcgaacctaattttgaactggttCACCTCGTTTCCACTAACAACGGTTCCAACCTTGCTGGGCCTGGcttttagcattgtggctaacttgCGCCAGCCTTTCTGCCTTGCCAAGCGAGGTTACTTTGTCTGGTAGCACCTTGGGTCCAATCCTGTTGAACTCTGTAGTCAAGATTTTAGCTGATATTCTCCAACTCTGCTGaccctggctgttagcattgtggctaacccatTCCAACCTTGCCACTTTGccaagaagaaaataaataaaagaaactacAAAAGGAAGGTTAAAacacagctaaaacaaaccattttttttaattagctaaaATTAAGACCAAACACATcccaaaaaatcataaaaaagaggTGGTTAGAGACTAAGAGGGCTTCAACCCTATTAAACCCTGAAGTCAAGATTTTAGCTAAGTTCAAAGCACAGATCGAGTTTGGCTAAAAAATTGGCAAACATGCTGATAGAACATAAAAACCACAGCAAAAACGATTAGCCTTCAAAAGCTAATCCACTTATATCCGGATTACGCTAAATTCAGCTCTTTTATGTGAAGCTGTATTTTGTTTTCACCTCTTTGTAACCATCATTATGACCCACGTGGCTTCAAATCATATGCataataattattagtattaCAAACTCCAGCACACACCAGCCACTTTATCAGATACCCCTTACTTGTAATGCAAGCGCAATTTAGGGggcacagtgagtggaagcacaaggaacagtaggtgtttccaataaaacttCAATACTGGctttgacctggactgaagagttcacactgtaaactgcaggtgtgattgatgatctgaggtgCATCTCATAAAGTGACAGTCGGTCaaccctagtagtgat
Protein-coding sequences here:
- the slc27a1b gene encoding long-chain fatty acid transport protein 1b, encoding MEGSVRVRGPLSVVSVGVVRYLGVCWKWSIAVGFGVYLCSGGWRFIDTAARTIRRDVSGLWVLIRVKFLVRRHLRERSTIPSIFSERVALHPDKPALVEEATGEVWSFSELDQRSDAVGRWALEQGWRSGDVVAVFMEGRPLMVALWLGLAKVGVEAALINFNLRKDSLLHCVEVSGAQGMVFGAELVDAVVEISGCLAGRMKLFCTGSLPAGSLPSELPVQDLDLQLANTPQTPPPVSHNKGFNDRLFYIYTSGTTGLPKAAIVVHSRFYRISAFGYYSFKLRPDDVIYTCLPLYHSAGNIMGVGQCLVHGLTVVIRRKFSASRFWDDCVRYNCTVVQYIGEICRYLLSQPVRPSEANHCVRVAIGNGLRPNVWEAFAKRFGMKQIGEFYGATECNCSIANLDGKMGACGFNSVILPNIYPIRLLRVEEENMELIRDREGLCIPCRPGEPGVLVGRIIQQDPLRRFDGYANQEATNKKIIHNVFQKGDSAYLSGDLMVMDRLGYIYFRDRSGDTFRWRGENVSTTEVEGILSGLLNQTDVAVYGVSIPGVEGKAGMAAIADSTGSFDCETFLQEVQKSLPSYARPLFLRLSPEVDTTGTFKIQKTRLQKEGFDPRRSADRFYFLNSRAGRYEALTEELYNSIVEGRVSL